From a single Capsicum annuum cultivar UCD-10X-F1 chromosome 12, UCD10Xv1.1, whole genome shotgun sequence genomic region:
- the LOC107850356 gene encoding probable inactive ATP-dependent zinc metalloprotease FTSHI 2, chloroplastic, whose protein sequence is MACSCIPYSPFLPSFPQQDKTHYYRKNTTSLMISCNSESPKTEEEKKTRTNQLGLLNLSVTLTVISASLVRPANAAKVSEKRQRSTKKSEVLTPQELKKWSEGLPTVSNRLPYTEILDLKKEGKLKHIIKPPNVGLKQRPEVVLAVLEDSKVVRIVLPSVESDPRFWAEWDELKLDGLCMNAYTPPLKKPELPWPYLGFLSKIPVWLFSFVKAKPQSKRALELKRAREELKRRRKQELAKIRSERERMENAIKLQKKMEESKRKRELKKMRYEESLRQASSSSQDMARMWENLASDSNVSTALGLVFFYIFYRTVVFSYRRQKKDYEDRLKIEKADAEEKKKMRELEREMEGLEGVDDDDEEGRKGEENPYMKMAMQFMKSGARVRRARNKKLPQYLERGVDVKFSDVAGLGKIREELEEIVKFFTHGEMYRRRGVKIPGGILLCGPPGVGKTLLAKAVAGEAGVNFFSISASQFVEIYVGVGASRVRALYQEARDNAPSVVFIDELDAVGRERGLIKGSGGQERDATLNQLLVCLDGFEGKGEVITIASTNRPDILDPALVRPGRFDRKIYIPKPGLIGRIEILKVHARKKPMAPDVDYMAVASMTDGMVGAELANIVEVAAINMMRDTRTEITTDDLLQAAQIEERGMLDRKERSPEIWKQVAINEAAMAVVAVNFPDLRNIEFLTIAPRAGRELGYVRMKMDHVKFKEGMLSRQSLLDHITVQLAPRAADELWYGEHQFSTIWAETADNARSAARSFVLGGLSDKHYGLSDFWVADRINDIDSEALRILHLCYDRAKEILHQNRNLMDAVVDILVERKSLTKERFFKLVELHGSLQPMPPSVVDLRSAKRLEFQDTLKNQKEIVSQGHN, encoded by the exons ATGGCGTGTAGTTGCATTCCCTATTCTCCATTTTTGCCTTCATTTCCCCAACAAGACAAAACTCATTATTATCGGAAAAATACAACTTCGTTAATGATTTCCTGCAATTCTGAAAGCCCCAAAacagaagaagagaagaaaacaaGGACAAATCAACTAGGTTTACTTAATCTTTCTGTTACACTCACTGTAATATCAGCTTCACTTGTTCGACCTGCAAATGCAGCAAAAGTATCTGAAAAGAGGCAGCGTTCGACGAAAAAATCTGAAGTTTTAACACCACAAGAGTTGAAAAAATGGTCAGAAGGTCTTCCGACTGTGAGTAATAGGTTACCTTATACAGAAATATTGGATTTGAAAAAGGAAGGGAAACTTAAGCATATAATTAAACCACCTAATGTTGGTTTAAAGCAAAGGCCCGAGGTAGTTTTAGCTGTTTTAGAGGATTCTAAGGTTGTTAGAATTGTTTTACCTTCTGTCGAAAGTGATCCAAGATTTTGGGCTGAATGGGATGAGTTAAAACTTGATGGACTTTGTATGAATGCATATACTCCACCATTGAAGAAACCTGAGCTTCCGTGGCCTTATTTAGGGTTCTTGTCAAAGATTCCAGTTTGGTTGTTTTCTTTTGTGAAGGCTAAGCCACAGTCGAAAAGGGCGTTGGAGTTGAAGAGGGCGAGAGAAGAATTGAAGAGAAGGCGAAAACAGGAGTTGGCGAAGATAAGGAGTGAGAGGGAGAGGATGGAGAACGCAATAAAATTGCAGAAGAAAATGGAAGAGAGTAAAAGGAAAAGAGAGTTGAAGAAAATGAGGTATGAGGAGTCGTTGCGTCAAGCGAGTAGTAGTTCTCAGGATATGGCAAGAATGTGGGAAAACTTAGCTAGTGATTCAAATGTTTCCACTGCTCTTGGTTTGGTtttcttctatatattttatagaaCTGTTGTATTTAGCTATAGGAGGCAGAAAAAGGATTATGAGGATAGGTTGAAGATAGAGAAAGCAGATGCTGAGGAGAAAAAGAAGATGAGGGAATTGGAGAGGGAAATGGAAGGGCTTGAGGGTGTTGATGATGACGACGAAGAAGGAAGGAAAGGAGAGGAAAATCCTTATATGAAGATGGCTATGCAATTTATGAAGTCCGGTGCTCGTGTTCGAAGAGCACGCAATAAGAAACTCCCCCAGTATTTAGAGAGAGGTGTTGATGTTAAGTTCTCTGATGTTGCTGGGCTTGGAAAAATTAGGGAGGAGCTTGAGGAAATTGTTAAGTTCTTCACCCACGGGGAGATGTATCGCAGGCGAGGAGTCAAAATACCAG GGGGCATATTGCTTTGTGGTCCACCCGGAGTGGGGAAGACTTTGTTAGCAAAGGCAGTGGCTGGTGAGGCAGGGGTGAACTTCTTCTCCATTTCTGCGTCTCAGTTTGTTGAGATATATGTTGGTGTTGGGGCTTCCCGTGTTCGAGCTCTCTACCAAGAAGCAAGAGACAAT GCGCCATCAGTGGTGTTCATTGATGAGCTGGATGCAGTTGGCAGAGAACGTGGTTTGATCAAGGGGTCAGGTGGACAAGAACGTGATGCAACTTTGAATCAG CTTCTTGTATGCTTGGATGGTTTTGAAGGCAAAGGTGAAGTCATCACTATTGCTTCTACAAATAGACCAGACATATTGGACCCAGCACTTGTTCGACCAGGGCGATTTGATCGAAAGATTTACATCCCAAAACCTGGTCTTATTGGACGAATTGAAATTCTTAAG GTGCATGCTCGTAAGAAGCCTATGGCTCCTGATGTGGACTATATGGCTGTTGCCAGTATGACTGATGGAATGGTTGGTGCAGAGTTGGCCAACATTGTTGAGGTTGCTGCTATTAATATGATGCGTGATACAAGAACTGAG ATTACAACTGATGATTTGTTACAAGCTGCACAAATTGAAGAACGAGGAATGCTTGACCGGAAGGAGAGAAGCCCTGAGATATGGAAGCAAGTGGCCATTAATGAAGCAGCAATGGCTGTGGTGGCAGTGAACTTCCCAGATCTTAGAAATATTGAGTTT CTCACTATTGCTCCAAGGGCTGGGAGAGAGTTGGGTTATGTGCGGATGAAAATGGATCATGTCAAATTTAAGGAAGGAATGCTGAG CCGACAGTCACTCTTGGATCACATAACTGTTCAGCTAGCACCACGTGCTGCTGATGAGCTGTGGTATGGAGAGCACCAG TTCAGTACAATATGGGCTGAGACAGCAGATAATGCGAGGTCGGCAGCTCGGAGTTTTGTTCTTGGTGGTCTATCTGATAAACATTATGGTTTGTCTGATTTCTGGGTTGCAGATAGGATAAAT GACATTGACTCCGAGGCACTTCGCATCTTACATTTGTGCTATGATCGTGCAAAAGAG ATCCTTCATCAAAACCGGAACCTTATGGATGCAGTCGTTGATATACTGGTTGAGAGAAAAAGCCTTACCAAGGAGAGATTCTTTAAATTAGTTGAGCTACATGGGTCCCTTCAACCAATGCCTCCCAGTGTAGTTGATCTCAGGTCGGCCAAACGCTTGGAGTTCCAGGATACACTCAAAAACCAGAAGGAAATTGTTTCTCAAGGACACAATTGA